A window of Diadema setosum chromosome 2, eeDiaSeto1, whole genome shotgun sequence contains these coding sequences:
- the LOC140242924 gene encoding putative nuclease HARBI1 — MDDQRVHLIAALIQQRNHNLFSLYQVLDRRRRRRRRRRPRAVWVRGWIVRRMEFGLYDQLMVELRNEDPRAFHHFMRMPPAMFDELVERLRPRLTKPSTNFRPNLDPGLKVALTLRHLASGTTYRNMQYAWRVPHNSISKVVREVVEAIVEEYVDELLRCPTTEQGWKQLAEDWYQRWNFPHTVGAIDGKHVACKAPANSGSTYHNYKGFFSIILFAMVDADYKFIYIDASGNGSASDAQIYNASDLKDGLERNLIMGFPGPDPLPNDTQDVPYFIVGDDAFSLRTYLMKPYSSRYLTREERIFNYRLSRARRVVENAFGILANRFQILLTTMQHDPETVRSIVEACCILHNLMRTRYPVLQNRLVDRQQGNGDMEPGEWRQGLNLMDTVDVQGHNRASREGKKQRNLLRHWCNSPAGSVEWQDRMIDD; from the coding sequence ATGGATGATCaaagagtccatttgatagcTGCACTCATTCAACAGCGGAACCACAACCTGTTCAGTCTGTATCAAGTTTTAgacagaaggagaagaaggagaagaaggagacgTCCAAGAGCTGTGTGGGTCCGAGGATGGATCGTGAGAAGAATGGAGTTTGGACTGTATGACCAGTTGATGGTGGAGCTGAGGAATGAAGACCCTCGTGCATTCCATCACTTCATGAGGATGCCACCAGCCATGTTTGACGAACTAGTAGAGCGTCTGAGACCGAGGTTGACCAAGCCTAGCACCAACTTTCGTCCCAACCTGGACCCTGGATTGAAGGTGGCACTGACTCTGCGGCACCTGGCCTCTGGAACCACATACAGAAACATGCAGTATGCATGGAGGGTGCCACACAACAGCATCAGCAAAGTCGTCAGAGAAGTGGTAGAGGCCATCGTTGAAGAATACGTTGACGAGCTCCTCAGGTGCCCAACCACTGAACAAGGCTGGAAACAACTTGCAGAAGATTGGTATCAGAGGTGGAACTTTCCTCACACCGTAGGAGCCATAGATGGGAAGCACGTGGCCTGCAAAGCTCCAGCCAACTCAGGGTCCACTTATCACAACTACAAGGGCTTCTTCAGTATCATCCTCTTTGCCATGGTTGATGCTGACTACAAGTTCATCTACATCGATGCTTCAGGCAACGGGTCAGCTTCAGATGCCCAGATATACAACGCAAGTGACCTCAAGGATGGGCTGGAACGCAACCTCATCATGGGTTTTCCTGGTCCAGACCCCCTTCCCAATGACACACAAGATGTGCCCTACTTCATCGTTGGTGATGACGCATTCTCCCTCAGAACCTATCTCATGAAGCCGTACAGTTCAAGATACCTCACCCGTGAAGAGAGGATCTTCAACTACAGGCTGTCCAGGGCAAGACGGGTGGTGGAGAACGCCTTCGGCATCCTGGCTAACAGGTTCCAGATACTTCTCACCACCATGCAGCATGACCCAGAGACTGTGAGGAGCATCGTGGAAGCTTGTTGCATCCTGCACAATCTCATGCGCACCCGCTACCCAGTGTTGCAGAACAGACTAGTCGACCGTCAACAAGGGAATGGGGACATGGAGCCTGGTGAATGGAGGCAAGGACTTAATCTGATGGACACTGTGGATGTACAAGGCCACAACAGAGCTTCACGTGAAGGGAAGAAGCAGCGCAACCTCCTGAGACACTGGTGCAACTCCCCAGCTGGATCAGTGGAGTGGCAAGACAGGATGATAGATGATTAG